The Planococcus versutus genome contains a region encoding:
- a CDS encoding LTA synthase family protein produces the protein MLKKEWPKHTILALAIIATWLKTYIVYKTSFSITIDNFLQEFILFINPLSMLLFVYGISLFLKSDKAKNRYLVAIAVISSIVLYGNVAFYRFFNDFITLPVLFQTDNFGDLGSSAAASVFWTDLLYFADVLVILLAIKFIKTKPSKIGSNSVQRKAYYILALAVLFFNLGLAETERPQLLTRSFDREMLVKNLGMYNYHLYDVYIQSKSQAQRALADGSELVEANSYVRANQIEPSEEMKGIAEGRNLIVVTLESLQSFVINEEMNGQTITPFMNSLTEDEDTIYFENFYHQTGLGKTSDSEFLLENSLYPLSGGAVFFTHSGNTFDSMAESLGDKGYSTNVQHANTKSFWNRDIMYESLNVDEFYDIESYDITEENAVNWGLKDIPFMEQSVHHMTEMQQPFYSRLLTLTNHHPFTLDEEDKLIDEYDSNSGTLNRYFQTSRYLDESVKVLFDELKEKGLYENSIIVMYGDHYGISENHNEAMTQYLGEEVTDLKSAELQKVPFFVHIPGYGEGYVDDEVGGQIDMRPTIMNLMNIDTSKDIQFGGDLFSEEHEEFVVFRDGRFVTDKVVYAGNVCYDKETGEPTEQELCAPFIEQAFTELEYSESIINGDLLRFYDDKDGQLTSIPNVKLEQ, from the coding sequence ATGCTTAAAAAAGAATGGCCGAAACACACAATTCTGGCACTTGCTATCATCGCGACTTGGCTAAAAACATATATCGTCTACAAAACAAGTTTTTCAATCACTATTGATAATTTTTTGCAAGAATTTATTTTGTTTATTAATCCGCTAAGTATGCTGTTGTTTGTATACGGAATTTCATTGTTTTTGAAAAGCGACAAGGCAAAAAATCGATACCTAGTTGCAATTGCTGTGATTTCATCGATTGTTTTGTATGGAAACGTTGCATTTTATCGCTTTTTTAATGATTTTATTACCTTGCCTGTTTTGTTTCAAACGGATAATTTTGGTGACTTAGGTTCAAGTGCTGCAGCTAGCGTGTTTTGGACAGATCTTTTGTACTTTGCTGATGTTCTTGTTATTTTACTAGCCATTAAATTTATTAAAACAAAACCAAGTAAAATCGGCTCGAATTCGGTTCAACGCAAAGCTTACTATATTTTGGCTTTAGCAGTTTTGTTTTTCAATTTGGGATTAGCTGAAACAGAGCGTCCACAATTACTAACGCGTAGTTTTGATCGTGAAATGTTAGTGAAAAATCTCGGAATGTACAACTACCATTTGTATGATGTCTACATTCAATCTAAATCACAAGCGCAACGTGCGCTTGCAGATGGGTCTGAATTAGTAGAAGCAAACAGCTATGTGCGTGCCAATCAAATAGAACCTTCTGAAGAGATGAAAGGCATTGCTGAAGGACGTAACTTAATTGTTGTTACGCTAGAGTCATTACAAAGTTTTGTCATTAACGAGGAAATGAACGGGCAAACAATCACACCATTTATGAATTCCTTAACAGAAGATGAGGATACCATATATTTTGAAAATTTCTATCACCAAACTGGGTTAGGAAAAACTTCAGATTCAGAATTTTTGCTTGAAAATTCGCTTTACCCACTAAGTGGCGGGGCTGTGTTTTTTACGCATAGCGGCAATACATTCGACTCGATGGCCGAAAGCCTTGGCGATAAAGGCTATTCTACAAATGTACAGCACGCTAATACAAAAAGTTTCTGGAATCGAGATATTATGTATGAATCGCTAAATGTCGATGAGTTTTATGACATTGAAAGCTACGATATTACTGAAGAGAATGCAGTCAACTGGGGCTTAAAGGATATTCCGTTTATGGAGCAATCCGTCCATCATATGACTGAAATGCAACAACCTTTTTACAGTCGTTTGTTAACATTAACTAACCATCATCCTTTTACCTTGGATGAAGAAGATAAATTGATTGATGAATACGATTCAAATTCAGGAACTTTAAATCGTTATTTTCAAACATCCCGTTATTTAGATGAATCTGTTAAAGTTCTTTTTGATGAGTTAAAAGAAAAAGGGCTTTATGAAAATTCAATAATTGTGATGTATGGAGATCATTATGGTATTTCTGAAAATCATAATGAAGCCATGACACAATATCTAGGCGAAGAAGTAACCGATTTAAAGTCTGCTGAGTTACAGAAAGTTCCGTTTTTTGTTCATATTCCAGGATATGGGGAAGGCTATGTTGACGATGAAGTTGGTGGCCAAATTGATATGCGACCAACAATCATGAATCTGATGAATATTGATACATCGAAAGATATTCAATTTGGTGGGGATTTATTTTCAGAAGAACATGAAGAATTTGTAGTTTTCCGTGACGGTCGATTTGTTACAGATAAAGTCGTATATGCAGGAAATGTTTGCTACGACAAAGAAACTGGTGAGCCGACAGAACAAGAACTGTGCGCGCCATTTATCGAGCAAGCCTTTACAGAACTTGAGTATTCTGAGTCGATCATCAACGGTGATTTGTTACGCTTTTACGACGATAAAGATGGTCAGCTTACATCAATACCAAATGTGAAATTAGAACAATAA
- a CDS encoding YqgQ family protein, with protein sequence MKNLFDVMQLLKRYGTIIYTADYSADLGLMEDEIKELYRMQFITAQEYATAMLILRQKRSEYDKK encoded by the coding sequence ATGAAAAACCTATTTGATGTGATGCAACTTTTAAAGCGTTACGGAACCATCATTTACACAGCAGATTACAGTGCAGATCTTGGATTGATGGAAGATGAAATTAAAGAATTATACCGCATGCAATTTATTACTGCACAAGAATATGCAACGGCAATGCTCATTTTGCGTCAAAAAAGATCTGAATACGATAAAAAATAA
- a CDS encoding 5-formyltetrahydrofolate cyclo-ligase: MDKKMHRTEMLNLLNQMTEQQYKMKSLEIINRLIEDPVFQAATTIGMTISAFPEVDTFELMKKCWALGKKVAAPKCHAKDRTMDFRIFERIDQLEVVYMKLQEPIVAETLYIKPEDIDLVIVPGVVFSEQGFRIGFGGGYYDRFLACYPGVTRSLAFDFQLVKKIPIEDHDVPVGGIYTESRMIDTKAVSK, encoded by the coding sequence ATGGATAAAAAAATGCACCGTACAGAAATGCTGAACTTACTCAATCAAATGACAGAACAACAATATAAAATGAAATCACTAGAAATTATCAACCGTTTAATAGAAGATCCTGTATTTCAAGCAGCGACAACTATCGGTATGACCATTTCAGCCTTTCCTGAAGTTGACACATTCGAACTAATGAAAAAGTGCTGGGCATTAGGAAAAAAAGTTGCAGCACCCAAATGTCACGCTAAAGATCGTACAATGGATTTTCGAATATTCGAACGTATCGATCAACTAGAAGTCGTCTACATGAAGTTGCAAGAGCCAATTGTTGCTGAAACACTTTACATAAAACCAGAAGACATTGATTTGGTGATTGTACCAGGTGTTGTTTTTTCAGAACAAGGATTTAGAATTGGTTTTGGTGGAGGCTATTATGATCGTTTTTTAGCGTGTTATCCTGGCGTTACACGTTCTTTAGCTTTTGATTTTCAGCTAGTAAAAAAAATTCCGATAGAAGACCATGATGTTCCTGTTGGTGGCATTTATACAGAAAGTCGAATGATTGATACGAAGGCGGTAAGTAAATGA
- the rpmG gene encoding 50S ribosomal protein L33 codes for MRVNITLACTECSERNYSTVKNKRNNPERLEMKKYCSRDNKMTVHRETK; via the coding sequence ATGCGTGTTAACATCACTTTAGCTTGTACAGAATGTAGCGAACGTAACTACAGCACTGTTAAAAATAAGCGCAACAACCCTGAGCGTCTTGAAATGAAAAAATATTGCTCACGTGATAACAAAATGACAGTACACCGTGAAACGAAGTAA
- the phoU gene encoding phosphate signaling complex protein PhoU — protein sequence MSVREKFEFELNSAQEELTTLSTMAVDALNKSMEALVTQDVDAALEIIEHDKEINQLEETINDQVILLIAKQSPVATDLRRLIVTIKVASDMERVGDYAVNIAKETIRIGNQPLLAQITQIQQMQKLAVAMLNQVIEAFVEEDVIKAKEIAELDDQVDELYGNVIRQLMRVGGEHPDKLSQITQLSFISRYMERSADHATNIAEQLFYLVRGRHYDLNK from the coding sequence TTGTCAGTACGTGAAAAATTTGAGTTTGAATTAAATTCCGCTCAGGAAGAGTTAACCACGCTTAGTACTATGGCAGTTGACGCGTTAAATAAATCAATGGAAGCATTAGTTACACAAGATGTAGATGCTGCATTAGAAATTATTGAGCATGACAAAGAAATTAATCAGTTAGAAGAAACTATTAATGATCAAGTGATATTACTAATTGCCAAACAGTCGCCAGTCGCAACTGATTTGAGACGATTGATTGTAACAATCAAAGTAGCATCAGACATGGAACGGGTAGGAGATTATGCGGTAAACATTGCGAAAGAAACTATTCGGATTGGCAATCAGCCATTGCTAGCTCAAATCACTCAAATTCAGCAAATGCAAAAACTGGCAGTTGCGATGCTCAATCAAGTAATTGAAGCTTTTGTAGAAGAAGATGTTATAAAAGCAAAAGAAATCGCTGAACTTGATGATCAAGTAGACGAATTATACGGAAATGTGATTCGTCAATTAATGCGAGTGGGTGGGGAGCACCCAGACAAACTTAGCCAAATTACACAACTTTCTTTTATTAGTCGTTATATGGAACGATCTGCAGATCACGCGACGAATATTGCAGAACAATTGTTTTACTTGGTACGTGGACGTCATTATGATTTAAACAAATAA
- the pstB gene encoding phosphate ABC transporter ATP-binding protein PstB: MTIIIANPPRREEQTNNLTKKAVYKTNQLNLWYGTNHALKNIDLEILENEVTAIIGPSGCGKSTYLKTLNRMVELVPSVKTSGEILYRGRNIFDQNYGVEELRTRVGMVFQKPNPFPKSIYDNIAYGPRIHGIQNKKILDEIVEKSLRGAAIWEELKDRLTENAYSISGGQQQRVCIARALAIEPDVILMDEPTSALDPISTLKIEELVQELKKDYSIIIVTHNMQQAARISDKTAFFLNGEVVEYDLTDTIFSNPSDKRTEDYISGRFG; encoded by the coding sequence ATGACGATCATCATAGCAAATCCACCAAGACGTGAAGAACAAACAAACAATTTGACAAAAAAAGCAGTTTACAAAACAAATCAACTTAATCTTTGGTACGGCACGAATCATGCATTGAAGAATATTGATTTAGAAATTCTGGAAAATGAAGTAACGGCGATTATCGGGCCTTCAGGATGTGGTAAGTCAACTTATCTGAAAACGCTCAATCGCATGGTTGAATTAGTGCCATCTGTCAAAACTTCAGGTGAAATTCTTTATAGAGGTCGCAACATATTCGATCAAAACTATGGTGTAGAAGAGCTGCGAACGCGTGTCGGCATGGTGTTTCAAAAACCCAATCCATTTCCAAAATCTATTTATGACAATATTGCTTATGGACCACGAATTCATGGGATTCAAAACAAGAAAATTCTTGATGAAATTGTCGAAAAAAGTTTGCGTGGAGCGGCGATATGGGAAGAACTAAAAGATCGTTTAACTGAAAATGCCTATAGCATCTCAGGCGGGCAACAGCAACGCGTTTGTATCGCGCGTGCACTAGCCATCGAGCCCGATGTGATTTTGATGGACGAACCAACGTCAGCTTTAGACCCGATTTCTACATTAAAAATTGAAGAATTGGTTCAAGAGTTAAAAAAAGACTATAGCATTATTATCGTTACCCATAATATGCAACAAGCAGCACGTATTTCAGACAAAACTGCATTTTTCTTAAACGGAGAAGTTGTCGAGTATGATCTTACTGATACTATTTTTTCAAATCCCTCCGATAAACGCACGGAAGATTACATTTCAGGAAGATTTGGTTAA
- the pstA gene encoding phosphate ABC transporter permease PstA — MRYIEQQTVVKRMNSRLIINKIFQSIFLLATLLALLALVILLYRIVSQGVGHLSLEFLMNFASRFPEKAGIKAALIGSLWLMMVVAPTSIILGVGSAIYLEEYAKQNRITSFIRMNISNLAGVPSVVFGLLGLTIFVRAMALGNSVLAAGFTMSLLILPVIVVAAQEAIRSVPGEMRDASYGMGATKWQTIIKIILPAALPGILTGSILALSRAIGETAPLIVIGVPVIIQFLPAGVMDTFTALPMQIYDWSSRPQQEFQTVAAAGIMVLMAVLLIMNSIAVIIRNKFDKRY, encoded by the coding sequence ATGCGCTATATTGAACAACAAACAGTCGTCAAACGGATGAATAGTAGATTGATTATCAATAAAATTTTTCAATCCATCTTTCTATTAGCCACATTACTAGCTTTATTGGCATTGGTTATTTTGCTATACCGGATTGTATCACAGGGAGTGGGACATTTATCACTAGAATTTTTGATGAATTTCGCTTCTCGCTTTCCAGAAAAAGCGGGGATTAAAGCTGCACTTATTGGTTCACTTTGGCTGATGATGGTGGTGGCTCCAACATCAATTATTTTAGGAGTAGGTTCGGCTATTTACCTTGAGGAGTATGCGAAACAAAATCGCATTACGTCGTTTATTCGTATGAATATTTCTAATCTAGCAGGGGTTCCATCTGTCGTATTCGGATTACTCGGGTTAACTATATTTGTTCGCGCGATGGCGTTAGGAAATAGTGTCTTAGCAGCAGGTTTTACTATGAGTTTATTGATCCTACCAGTCATAGTTGTTGCCGCTCAAGAAGCAATTCGATCGGTTCCAGGTGAAATGCGGGATGCATCTTACGGCATGGGTGCAACAAAATGGCAAACTATTATTAAAATCATTTTACCGGCTGCCTTACCAGGCATTTTAACAGGAAGTATTTTAGCGCTATCGCGTGCTATTGGTGAAACAGCGCCATTAATCGTTATTGGTGTACCTGTCATCATTCAATTTTTACCGGCTGGTGTGATGGATACATTTACAGCGTTGCCGATGCAAATTTATGATTGGTCAAGTCGTCCACAACAAGAATTTCAAACAGTAGCCGCTGCTGGAATTATGGTATTGATGGCTGTTTTGCTAATTATGAATTCCATTGCCGTTATTATTCGTAATAAATTTGATAAACGCTATTAA
- the pstC gene encoding phosphate ABC transporter permease subunit PstC codes for MRPSVQEMIARSQSKKNKKMTEKLIPILLFLIASVSVLTSIGIVLTLIVETITFFTRVPFFEFIFGTTWLPFSNKDAQFGILPLIVGTLKVTFIAIVVAVPIGIAAAIYLSEYASENIRRVLKPILEVLAGVPTIVYGFFALTFVTPMLQLIFPAIKIFNAISPGIVVGIMIIPMIASLSEDALSSVPKSIREGALAMGSTKFEVAWKITVPAALSGIIASVVLAVSRAIGETMIVSLAAGSTPRLDGDFTGSIQTMTAYIVQVSKGDAGFGTTIYYSIYAVGFTLFVFTMVMNILASYVSKRFREEY; via the coding sequence ATGCGACCATCTGTACAAGAAATGATCGCACGCTCACAGAGCAAAAAAAATAAGAAAATGACAGAGAAACTTATTCCTATTTTGTTGTTTCTTATTGCATCGGTTTCAGTTTTAACTTCGATTGGAATCGTTTTAACATTAATTGTTGAAACCATCACATTTTTTACGCGCGTTCCATTTTTTGAATTTATTTTTGGGACAACATGGTTACCCTTTTCCAACAAAGATGCTCAATTTGGGATTTTGCCGTTAATCGTCGGGACATTGAAAGTGACATTTATTGCAATTGTGGTTGCTGTACCAATTGGTATAGCTGCTGCGATTTATTTGAGCGAGTATGCGAGTGAAAACATACGACGTGTATTAAAGCCAATACTTGAAGTATTGGCCGGAGTACCCACAATTGTTTATGGTTTTTTTGCTTTAACATTCGTAACGCCAATGTTGCAATTAATTTTTCCAGCAATCAAAATTTTTAATGCGATTTCACCCGGAATAGTTGTCGGTATTATGATCATTCCCATGATTGCTTCTTTGTCAGAAGATGCCCTTTCATCTGTGCCTAAAAGTATTCGTGAAGGTGCATTAGCGATGGGGTCGACAAAATTTGAAGTCGCGTGGAAAATCACTGTGCCAGCTGCACTTTCAGGAATTATTGCATCTGTCGTTTTAGCAGTTTCAAGAGCAATTGGCGAAACTATGATTGTGTCATTGGCAGCAGGTTCGACGCCGAGGCTCGATGGAGATTTTACCGGTTCAATTCAAACCATGACCGCCTATATTGTTCAAGTGTCAAAAGGAGATGCGGGATTTGGCACAACTATTTATTACTCTATCTACGCTGTCGGTTTTACATTGTTTGTCTTTACGATGGTCATGAATATTCTCGCTAGCTATGTCTCAAAACGGTTTAGGGAGGAGTATTAA
- a CDS encoding PstS family phosphate ABC transporter substrate-binding protein yields the protein MRNWKFAMASTILGSALILGACSSTDTGTKTEETDSETAGEAVVEGMVSGDGSSTVAPIMEGVVEEYAGAQPDVQVTVGTSGTGGGFEKFIQGETDFSNASRPIKEEEVASLKEAGIDYTEFQLAYDGLSVVVSQENDWVENLTVEDLKKLWIEDGTTKKWSDINSEWPDEEVIFYAPGTDSGTYDYFNEVILEDEDLVSSATLSEDDNTLVQGIQADVNAVGFFGYAYYVANQDTLKVVSIDGIEPTKDTIESGGYSPLSRPLFIYANNTALTDNAAAYDFMMYTLENAGMMAEAVGYVALPQEEYDKALAKLEALTNNQ from the coding sequence ATGAGAAACTGGAAATTTGCGATGGCGTCAACAATTCTTGGCTCAGCTTTAATTTTAGGTGCGTGTAGCAGTACAGATACTGGCACTAAAACAGAAGAAACTGATTCAGAAACAGCCGGAGAAGCAGTTGTTGAAGGCATGGTATCAGGTGATGGATCTTCAACTGTAGCACCAATTATGGAAGGTGTTGTCGAAGAGTATGCCGGCGCTCAACCAGATGTACAAGTAACGGTTGGAACGTCAGGCACAGGAGGGGGATTTGAAAAATTCATCCAAGGTGAAACGGATTTCTCTAACGCTTCTCGTCCGATAAAAGAAGAAGAAGTTGCAAGTCTAAAAGAGGCAGGCATTGACTATACAGAATTCCAACTTGCATATGACGGATTATCAGTAGTCGTTAGTCAAGAAAACGACTGGGTGGAAAACTTAACCGTTGAAGATTTGAAAAAACTTTGGATAGAAGACGGCACGACTAAAAAATGGTCCGATATTAACTCGGAATGGCCAGATGAAGAAGTGATCTTTTATGCACCAGGCACAGATTCAGGAACTTACGATTATTTTAACGAAGTGATTTTAGAAGATGAAGACTTAGTCAGCTCAGCAACTCTTTCCGAAGATGACAACACATTGGTTCAAGGCATTCAAGCAGATGTTAACGCTGTTGGATTCTTCGGCTATGCCTATTATGTGGCGAATCAAGATACCTTAAAAGTAGTTTCAATTGATGGCATCGAACCTACAAAAGACACCATTGAATCAGGAGGCTACTCTCCTTTGTCGCGTCCGTTGTTCATCTATGCGAATAATACAGCACTCACAGATAACGCAGCTGCTTACGACTTTATGATGTACACACTAGAAAATGCAGGAATGATGGCAGAAGCAGTAGGATATGTAGCATTGCCACAAGAAGAATACGATAAAGCATTAGCCAAGTTAGAAGCATTAACTAACAATCAGTAA
- a CDS encoding peptidoglycan D,D-transpeptidase FtsI family protein, whose amino-acid sequence MKPPQKRRVSLARVKLQSNTVFRMNVLFFTIFLLFSLLILRLGYLQIVKGEDYARAIARTEEVPVNTSVPRGSIFDSEGRIQVSNMPVNAITYTAMQTTKSEEKMIVAKELAKLIEKDVDKVTLRDKQDFYIQLNTETATSKVTEEEKAAIVAEDIPEKEKQRKLDTLVRDKISDKELASLSNEELEVLAIYREMTSGYALTPQMIKNEGVTDEEFARVSERLTDPKLTGVNTVTDWKRIKSSDLTILGSTTTPEVGIPATKLDYYLARDYSRNDRIGTSFLEQQYEEVLQGQKSVVKNITDGRGSVIETIPVDEGKAGKDLVLSIDSELQSELEKIVEDKLWQLKSLPNSKLVKDAYLVMMDPQTGEVLSMVGKRLGEDNNGELAMYDYAFGAFTASHEMGSTVKGATLLTGYSQNAVELGEVQIDEPLKFAGTAQKNSIFNTRLFNRIPMSDLMAIERSSNVYMFKIAMKIAGAQYQYNRGLYVAPESFALMRNSFAQFGLGVKTGIDLPNEATGYMGGTSPGAKLLDLAIGQFDTYTPLQLAQYISTIANDGYRMEPHVVKEIREASRDGETLGPIQTIIKPKILNRINNTQEEIEQVQKGMHNVYTGSSGSARAQFSNTPYTAAGKTGTAEVYFYEKDHEMNGEYAINIAHVGYAPFENPEIAYAVVIPYVTTDPRNVPKANNEIARAAADKYFELKNTEAQEASNLIKKPYSDSVKVEGE is encoded by the coding sequence ATGAAGCCGCCTCAAAAAAGACGCGTTTCTCTTGCCAGAGTGAAACTGCAGTCAAACACAGTCTTTCGGATGAATGTTTTGTTCTTCACGATTTTTCTTTTATTTTCATTATTAATTTTGCGTTTAGGTTATCTTCAAATTGTAAAAGGCGAAGACTATGCACGTGCCATCGCGAGAACAGAAGAAGTTCCCGTTAACACGAGTGTTCCAAGAGGAAGCATTTTTGATAGCGAAGGACGGATTCAAGTGAGCAATATGCCTGTCAATGCCATTACCTACACGGCCATGCAAACGACTAAAAGTGAAGAAAAAATGATCGTGGCCAAAGAACTGGCAAAATTGATCGAAAAAGATGTCGACAAAGTGACTCTCCGAGATAAACAGGATTTTTATATACAATTAAATACGGAAACTGCTACAAGTAAAGTGACAGAAGAAGAAAAGGCAGCAATTGTAGCTGAAGATATTCCTGAAAAAGAAAAGCAACGCAAACTAGATACTTTAGTCAGAGACAAAATCAGCGATAAAGAGCTTGCTAGTTTAAGCAACGAAGAACTCGAAGTTTTGGCGATATACCGGGAAATGACTTCAGGTTATGCATTAACTCCGCAAATGATTAAAAACGAAGGCGTTACAGACGAAGAGTTTGCGCGTGTTTCTGAACGGTTAACAGACCCGAAATTAACAGGTGTTAATACAGTGACGGATTGGAAACGAATCAAATCAAGTGACTTGACGATTTTGGGAAGTACGACAACTCCTGAAGTGGGTATTCCTGCTACAAAACTCGATTATTATTTAGCACGCGATTATTCACGTAACGACCGGATTGGCACAAGCTTTCTTGAACAGCAATATGAAGAAGTATTGCAAGGTCAAAAGTCGGTAGTGAAAAATATCACAGATGGTCGAGGAAGTGTCATCGAAACCATTCCAGTAGATGAAGGAAAAGCTGGTAAAGATTTAGTGCTCTCTATTGATAGTGAACTGCAAAGTGAACTAGAAAAGATTGTGGAAGATAAATTATGGCAGTTAAAATCTCTACCGAATTCGAAATTGGTTAAAGATGCTTACTTAGTGATGATGGACCCCCAAACGGGAGAGGTTTTGTCTATGGTCGGCAAGCGCCTAGGCGAAGACAATAATGGCGAACTAGCGATGTATGATTACGCATTTGGGGCATTTACGGCATCTCATGAAATGGGATCGACGGTCAAAGGTGCAACGCTTTTGACTGGGTATTCTCAGAATGCCGTTGAATTGGGCGAAGTTCAAATTGATGAGCCTTTAAAATTTGCAGGAACTGCTCAAAAAAACTCTATTTTTAATACCCGACTATTCAACCGTATTCCTATGAGTGATTTAATGGCAATCGAACGCTCTTCGAACGTATATATGTTTAAAATCGCGATGAAAATTGCAGGAGCGCAGTACCAATACAATCGAGGATTATATGTAGCACCAGAAAGTTTTGCATTGATGCGTAATTCGTTTGCTCAATTTGGTCTTGGAGTAAAAACCGGCATCGATTTGCCAAACGAAGCGACAGGTTATATGGGTGGAACTTCACCAGGTGCGAAACTGCTCGATTTAGCAATTGGTCAGTTTGATACCTATACACCTTTACAACTGGCACAGTATATCTCAACGATTGCAAACGACGGTTATCGAATGGAGCCACACGTAGTCAAAGAAATTCGTGAAGCTTCTCGAGACGGTGAAACACTTGGACCTATCCAAACCATTATCAAACCGAAAATTTTGAACCGTATCAACAACACACAAGAAGAAATTGAACAAGTTCAAAAAGGGATGCACAATGTTTACACAGGAAGTTCAGGATCAGCGCGTGCGCAATTTAGCAATACACCTTATACCGCTGCCGGAAAAACTGGTACAGCAGAAGTCTATTTTTATGAAAAGGATCATGAAATGAATGGTGAATATGCAATTAATATTGCGCATGTAGGCTATGCACCTTTTGAAAACCCCGAAATTGCTTATGCTGTAGTCATTCCATATGTCACGACAGATCCAAGAAATGTTCCAAAAGCGAATAATGAAATCGCTCGAGCTGCCGCTGACAAATACTTTGAATTGAAAAATACAGAAGCACAAGAAGCATCAAATTTAATAAAAAAGCCATACAGCGATTCTGTTAAAGTTGAAGGTGAATAA
- a CDS encoding superoxide dismutase, with protein MAYELPELPYAYDALEPHIDKETMNIHHTKHHNTYITNVNAALEGHDDLASKSVEELVSDLDAVPESIRTAVRNNGGGHANHSLFWKLLSPSGGGNPTGALGEAINSKFGSFDEFKEKFAAAGKTRFGSGWAWLVLSNGELEIMSTPNQDSPLMEGKTPLLGLDVWEHAYYLKYQNKRPDYINAFWNLVNWEEALNRYETAK; from the coding sequence ATGGCATATGAATTACCAGAATTACCTTATGCGTATGACGCACTTGAACCACACATTGATAAAGAAACGATGAACATTCATCACACAAAACACCACAACACGTATATTACAAATGTAAATGCGGCTTTAGAAGGCCACGATGACCTTGCTTCAAAATCTGTGGAAGAATTAGTTTCTGACTTAGATGCAGTTCCTGAATCTATTCGTACAGCAGTTCGAAACAATGGCGGCGGACATGCGAACCACTCCTTGTTTTGGAAATTACTATCTCCAAGCGGCGGCGGCAATCCAACAGGCGCTTTAGGCGAAGCCATCAATAGTAAGTTTGGAAGCTTCGACGAATTCAAAGAAAAATTTGCTGCAGCTGGTAAAACTCGTTTTGGTTCTGGTTGGGCTTGGCTTGTTCTTTCAAACGGTGAACTTGAAATTATGTCAACACCTAATCAAGACTCTCCATTAATGGAAGGCAAGACTCCATTACTTGGCCTTGATGTATGGGAACATGCTTATTACTTGAAATACCAAAATAAGCGCCCAGACTACATCAACGCATTCTGGAACCTAGTAAACTGGGAAGAAGCTTTAAACCGTTACGAAACAGCAAAATAA
- a CDS encoding DUF456 domain-containing protein, giving the protein MEIIGWIVILLSFVIGFIGLVYPIIPSVLFIFGGFVMYGLFFSFSDLPWWFWAIQILFVILLFGADTIANAFGVKKFGGSRAGLWGSTIGLIVGPFILPIIGILIGPFLGALIAEILFNKSSLKKSFLSGVGSVVGFITSVFTKGIIQVVMIIIFFITI; this is encoded by the coding sequence ATGGAAATCATCGGTTGGATTGTTATTCTACTTAGTTTTGTGATCGGATTTATTGGCTTAGTTTACCCAATCATACCTTCAGTGTTGTTTATTTTCGGGGGATTTGTCATGTATGGACTCTTTTTTAGCTTTAGCGATTTGCCTTGGTGGTTCTGGGCAATTCAAATTTTATTCGTCATATTATTATTTGGAGCAGATACAATTGCAAATGCTTTTGGCGTTAAAAAATTCGGAGGATCAAGAGCTGGACTTTGGGGTAGTACGATTGGCTTAATTGTAGGTCCTTTTATTCTTCCAATCATCGGCATTTTAATTGGTCCGTTTCTCGGCGCATTAATCGCAGAAATTTTATTTAACAAATCTTCACTGAAAAAATCATTTCTTTCCGGTGTAGGATCAGTGGTTGGATTTATTACCTCAGTGTTTACAAAAGGTATTATTCAAGTGGTCATGATTATCATTTTTTTTATAACGATTTAA